The following are encoded in a window of Gossypium raimondii isolate GPD5lz chromosome 13, ASM2569854v1, whole genome shotgun sequence genomic DNA:
- the LOC128036178 gene encoding uncharacterized protein LOC128036178, translating into MGSNLMGRLIPLKKLGGKCFETCQFMAIKEAKNLETLSLNEFISYLFTHEMRIKEGVEEENVEKNKVAIALKFTTIEESDSSDDMDEDKEMSMFDRIFKRFMRSNRGRKFQKKEKLKLESSKEKEPIICYECKKSGQIKFDCPQ; encoded by the coding sequence ATGGGCTCAAATCTTATGGGAAGACTTATCCCATTGAAGAAGTTGGGAGGAAAATGCTTCGAAACTTGCCAATTCATGGCCATAAAAGAAGCAAAGAACTTGGAAACACTCTCATTAAACGagtttattagttatttattcaCTCATGAGATGAGAATAAAAGAAGGGGTCGAAgaagaaaatgttgaaaagaatAAGGTTGCTATTGCTCTCAAATTCACGACAATTGAAGAGAGTGATTCTAGTGACGATATGGATGAGGATAAAGAGATGTCGATGTTTGATAGAATATTCAAGAGGTTTATGAGATCCAATAGAGGTAGAAAgttccaaaagaaagaaaaactcaaacTTGAATCTTCCAAGGAGAAGGAACCAATAATATGCTACGAATGCAAGAAATCGGGACAAATCAAGTTCGATTGTCCCCAATAG